TCACATGACCTAAGTCAGCTTTAGTAGCACTTTTTTCTGTCGCGTCATCGAAACCAAGTTGAACAGCACTATAACCGTCAACTTCTTCAGTTCTGACTTGGGTAACGATACATGGTCCAGCTTCGATTACTGTACATGGCATATTCTTACCATTTTCATCGAAAATGCTGGTCATACCGATTTTTCTTCCAATTAACCCAGACATAATTTTTATTTATTTGTTATTACTATTTATTAAAACACAAGGCTGAAAATACGTTTCAGCCTTGAATTGTATTTTAACCGTTTTTCCTTCGCACGCAGCTTAGGACATGTTTCGCTTAATCAACGTTAAACGAATAAGTTTACTTAAACTTTAATTTCTACCTCTACTCCACTTGGCAATTCAAGTTTCATCAAAGCGTCAATTGTTTTAGAAGATGAAGAGTAAATATCTAATAATCTCTTGTAAGAGCTTAATTGAAATTGTTCTCTTGACTTCTTATTAACGTGAGGTGAACGCAATACAGTGAAAATTTTCTTGTGTGTTGGTAATGGAATTGGTCCAGTTACAACAGCTCCTGTACTTTTTACTGTTTTTACAATCTTTTCAGCAGACTTGTCTACTAAGTTATGATCGTAAGACTTTAATTTTATTCTAATTTTTTGACTCATTTTCTTAACTTTTTAAGATTGTTCTCCTTTAGCTGCTTTTATCACTTCTTCAGATACATTTGAAGGTGTTTGAGCATAGTGTGAAAATTCCATTGTTGACGTTGCACGACCAGAAGATAATGTTCTTAAAGTTGTTACATAACCAAACATTTCTGATAATGGCACGGTAGCTTTTATTGTCTTTGCACCAGCACGGTCACCCATACCTTCCATCATACCTCTTCTTCTATTTAAATCTCCTACAATATCACCCATGTTTTCTTCTGGCGTGATAACTTCTAGCTTCATAATAGGCTCCATGATTACAGCTTTTGCTGCTTTAGCACAGTTTTTAAATCCTAATTTAGCAGCTAATTCGAAAGATAATTGATCAGAATCCACATCATGGTAAGATCCGTCTCTTAAAGTAACTTTCATTGAATCAACTTCAAAACCTGCTAATGGTCCATTAACCATCGCCATTTTAAATCCTTTTTCAATTGAAGGTATAAATTCCTTAGGAACGTTACCACCTTTAATTACAGATTCAAATTGAAGACCAATAACACCTTCATCAGCTGGTTCTACCGTAAATACAATATCAGCAAACTTACC
This portion of the Olleya sp. Bg11-27 genome encodes:
- the rpsJ gene encoding 30S ribosomal protein S10; its protein translation is MSQKIRIKLKSYDHNLVDKSAEKIVKTVKSTGAVVTGPIPLPTHKKIFTVLRSPHVNKKSREQFQLSSYKRLLDIYSSSSKTIDALMKLELPSGVEVEIKV